A window of Kineococcus sp. NBC_00420 genomic DNA:
CGAGTACCTGCGACCGCTGGACTACCGCCTCGCCCCGGTCGCCGTCGACCTCTGGGTGGGCCGAACGGGTGGAGCCAGCTTCGAGGTCGACTACGAGCTCCTCGAACCCGACACCGACGCCGTCGGTGAGCTCCGGACCTACGTCCGCGCCTCCACGGTGTGCGTCGCCTACGACTTCGACGAGGGTCGTCCCCGGCGCCTCGACGACGACGAACGCCGCAGGCTGGCCCTGCTGGCCGACGACTGAGGTCGACCTGCCTTCTGGCAGGATCACGAGGTGTCCGACTGGATCGCACAGCTCGCCGACCCTCAGCTCGAGGACCTCGGCGCGGTCGGGCTGTACGTCCTCGTCTTCGG
This region includes:
- a CDS encoding acyl-CoA thioesterase; translation: MARRRLSLSLRWGDMDAYRHINNVEIMRLLEEARVRAFGLESPDGSAPMLATGMVVAKHTVEYLRPLDYRLAPVAVDLWVGRTGGASFEVDYELLEPDTDAVGELRTYVRASTVCVAYDFDEGRPRRLDDDERRRLALLADD